DNA from Phocoena phocoena chromosome 1, mPhoPho1.1, whole genome shotgun sequence:
cgtttgttttctatgtctgtgagtctgtttctgttttgtaaataagttcatttgtattatatttttgattcctcatataagtgatatcgtatgatatttgtctttctctgtctgacttacttcacttagtatgataatctctgggtccatccatgttgctgcaaatggcattatttcattcttttttatggctgagtaatattccattgtatatataccacatcttctttatccattcatctgtcaatgggcatttaggttgcttccgtgtcttggctactgtgaatagtgctgctataaacataggggtgcatgtatttttgcaacttagagttttctccggatatatgcccaggagtgggattgctgggtcatatggcgtTGATTGGAGTCTCGAAGGATGTTACCAGGTAACAGTAGAAAAGGAGTGCAGTGACTTGTTCAGGCAGAGCGGACATCACGAGCAAAGGCATAAATGAAAAATCAGTCATATGTGTGGGATGCTGCGGGCATTTCCCCGTTGATGGAGCCTAAAGTCCAAGGTAGCATATGGTGGGAGATGAGACCTGAGAGGGCAGCAGGGCCACGTCAGGCAGGGCTTGGCAGCCAGGCTCAGGAATTTGGGCTTTGCTCTGATGTCTTTAGGGAGCCACTGGCAAATTTTAAGTAGAGAGGTGTTGGGATcagatttgaattttagaaagatCGTGGTGACTGGGTGGAGAGTGAAGTCGAAGTAAAGGGAACTAACAATCTTCCCTCCAATACTGCTCTCTCCTGGGGTCCCGCTTTCAGTCTGTGGCTCCCCAGCCGCTTTCCTGCTCAAGCCAGAAACATAGGAGTTACCTATGACAGCATCTTCTCTCACCCCTCACAGCCAGTTGTCACATCCTATGATGTTTAATCTAAAGCCTGTCAAGTCCATGCCCTTTTCTCTGCCTTCCACTCGTGCTGCTTTATTTCAGGCCTCTTCACTTCCCACCTGGATTATTTCTTAAACCTGCCAGCTGGTCTCCCAGGCTCATGTTTCCCCCGTCTTCACTGTTGCCAGGGTGGTCTTTGTAAAAGAGAATCATGACCATCTCACTCCTCTCTTTAAAACCAACCTTACTGACTCCCGTCACCCACAGGATGAATTCCAGACTCCTTAGCAGTCACACAGGGCTTACAGCAGCTTGCCTCTGTCAACTCTCCAGGCTCTCTTCAGGCCTCTCCCTGTCTCACCCTTTTCTTGTTTCCCTTAGTGTCCCTGACTGCCAAGCCCACACACAGAAGGCCATTTCTCTCTCATCGCTGTTTATGTGGCCCCCCTGCTTAGGAGTCTCTCCAGCGCCTTCCCTCACTGGTTCAGTTCTACTTAACTTTAAGACTGAACCAGGCTCCATTTACCTCTTCCCTGACAACCCTTGTCCCAGGCTGCATCAGGTATCACTCATTATACCCTAGGCATACCTTTGTCATCAGATTCGCTGCACTTTACTAAATTTTCAGCTGGACTGTGAGCTCTGAGAAGGCAAGGCCCCTGTCTGTCTTATTCagcactgtgtccccagcataGGGCTAGCAGGCccatgataaatatttgttgaatgaatgaccatCTCCCTTGCTTGACGGTGAGCTTCTTTTTATTTCAAGCAGCAGTGTTCAGAGAGGTCACATCTGGGCTGCAGATGGAGAATTGTTTGGAAGAGGATTAAATGGAGGCAGAGACACCAGTGGGGAGGCTGTTTCTCTATCCAGGCAAGGGGTAGTGGTGGTCTGGACAGGGTTGTGGCAGAGGAGATACAGAATTGGGAGGTAAAATCCACAGATGTGGGAAAGGGGATGGGTCAAGGGTAAAGGTAGGATTTAAATATGCCTGCTAGGTTTCCGCTTGGGTGATGGTGACAGTGACTGAGATCCGGACTGGGGGAGATAGGAGTTTGAGGGAGGACGATGAGCTCAGTACTAAcatattaggatttttttttaaattgagttataattattatatatcatacatatattAGCTTCAGGTTACAACGTAATGATCCAGtacttgtatatattgtgaaatgaccacCCCAGTAAACCTAGTTAACATGTATCACCTGAACATATTCAGTTTGAGATGTATATAGGATCTCCAGTAGGAGATGTCCGAGAGGCAGCTGGACATAAGGGTTTTGAGAGCAGGTTCAGAGCCAATGTGGTCTTTGATGGAGAAACTTCCATGGTCCAGCCTAGCATTGTCTCTTTCCTGGGGTCTCTGACTGATAGACGCAGCTGGTGGTGGTGCTGTTGTCCCTGAGGGAGGTCTGGGGGACGGGGCATGGGTGTTGGGGAGGGGGGTGTACGTTGCGAGTAGGATTCAGGTGCCTTTTCCTTAGAGATGTGACCTTGGCCAGCTCCGGGGGAGCGGCAAGTCTCACTGTCACCACTGGGTGGCAGGAGTGCTTCAGACAAGTGTGCCACGACTAGGGCTCCTGGGCCTTTCTCCAGAATTTAGCCATCTTCCTTACTCCAAAGTTGACCTTTGGACTCCCCAGAAGCACTTACACGTGGTCCCCTCACCTTAACCATCGGGTCAGGAGCATGTGTCCTGTTACCGAGGCTCTGGAGCCGAAGGCATGATGAAGTTGGTCCTGGAGTGGATTCAGAGGCAGGCAACAGCTCTAGAGGCTGCCAGGGCCTTTGGTCAAGCAGTTTCTTTTCTTGCTCTGGAAACATCATCTCCAGGTGCCCTGTGCAGGGTCCCAGGCAGAGGATTTGCTTTTGTCCAGCCCAGGGATTGACAATAAACAGGAGGAGCTGTGGTCAGGCTGCTGGAGCCTGCAGGACGTGCCGTGACGTGGGCCCCTGTCCCTCCATGCCTGCAGACGGTGCAGGTGCCCGTGTATTCAGAGCAGGAGTACCAGCTCTATCTTCATGACGACGCTTGGACAAAGGCAGAAACCGACCACCTCTTTGACCTTAGCCGCCGCTTTGACCTACGTTTTGTTGTTATCCACGACCGGTATGACCACCAGCAGTTCAAGGTGAGCTGGTATCGTGCATTTGCATGTGGGCCCAACCCCTGGGCGTGGCAGGCCCACTACCTTCATGTTCTCCTTTCCACATGCCTCTGAGTATTCATCTTTCCTCTCTCTATATCTTTATCCTCAGAAGCGTTCTGTGGAGGACTTGAAGGAGCGCTACTACCACATCTGTGCCAAGCTTGCCAACGTGCGGGCCGTGCCAGGCACAGACCTCAAGATACCAGTGTTTGATGCTGGGCACGAGCGACGGCGGAAGGAACAGCTGGAGCGTCTCTATAACCGGACCCCAGAGCAGGTCAGCCCAAGTCCCACAGACTCTGCTCCGTGCCGTGAAACCCCTTGACCATTGCCTCCCTCCTCCATACCCTCAACTCCCTCAACCCAGctccccttcttccccctcttcccgCCCCCATCCAGTCCTGCCTCTCGCCGGCCATCCTCCCTGCTCTCTGtagccctcacctccctcacgaTCCCCTGCTGCTCAGGTTCCCTCACAGACAGCCCGGCACCCCTCCATCTCCCCATCTCCTCTCACCACCCCATGACCCTCACGGGCGTCTCAGCGTCTCTTTCCCAGGTGGCGGAGGAGGAGTACCTGCTGCAGGAGCTGCGCAAGATCGAGGCCCGGAAGAAGGAGCGGGAGAAGCGCAGCCAGGACCTGCAGAAGCTGATAACAGCGGCGGACACCACTGCCGAGCAGCGGCGCACGGAACGCAAGGCCCCCAAGAAGAAGCTCCCCCAGAaaaaggaggctgagaagccGGTGTGGAGACCAAGTCAGCCCAGCTCAGGGTGGAGGGCTCTGAGAGCACGCGGAGCCGGCAGGGGGCTGGGACTAACGCTGGGCCCTCTCCCCGTGACACCCTGGTCTCCGTAACTCCTTCTCCCCCAGGCCGTTCCTGAGACTGCAGGCATCAAGTTCCCAGACTTCAAGTCCGCAGGCGTCACGCTGAGGAGTCAGCGGGTACGTGAGTCACCTCCTTCACTGTGTCTGGGCCCTGGGCTCTGCGGCCTGAATGGTGCAGGCCATGGGGCCGGTGCAGGTGGAGGCGGACGTACTGGGATCTCAGGGGGATGCCAGGCCGAGCTCACAGCTTTCACTCTATTCCACTTACTGGCTGTTTTCTTCTGTGACCCAGAGCTGCCTCTAGGGGTTAACTTCTCTTCCACTCCCCCCACTTCCTTTAGTCTCCTTCATTCTAAACCGCTTGTGGCGGGGAGAGGGCTTAGTTGCCTGGGTCATTGCAGATGAAGCTGCCAAGCTCTGTGGGACAGAAGAAGATCAAGGCCTTGGAACAGATGCTGCTGGAGCTGGGTGTGGGTGAGTGCGGGGGCCAGCCCCTCAGGACGTCCCCACCGAGGCCGTGGATAAAGGCCGGGCATGGGGGGCAGTTCAGGTTGCTGGCCTCCCCACAGCACCCCAGCTCTGTCCCTGTGCCTTCCACCCACCTGCCCACAGAACTGAGCCCGACGCCCACGGAGGAGCTGGTGCACATGTTCAATGAGCTGCGGAGTGACCTGGTGCTGCTCTACGAGCTCAAGCAGGCGTGCGCCAACTGCGAGTACGAGCTGCAGATGCTGCGGCACCGGCACGAGGCGCTGGCCCGGGCCGGTGTGCTGGGGGGCCCCGCCACACCGGCATCGGGCCCGGCTCCGGCCCCAGCGGAGCCGGTGGTGCCTGAACCTGGTCTCGGCCCGGACCCCAGCAAGGACGCCATCATTGATGTGGTGGGCGCACCCCTCACACCCAATTCGGTAAGAGGCCGGGAGAGCGCAAACTGGCCCTGCTAGTGAGCACACGCACGTGCGTACGCAGGCCCCATCCCCTCTAGTGCCTGCAACAGGAGTCGTCACTCTGAGGGGTTCTGAGAATGAGGGAGTGGGTGGTCGGTCAGTGGGCATCACCTTCCTGACTCAGAGAGTGAAACACGTGCACCCAGCCTGAATCTGACCCTGGGGGCCATTGACCTCAGCACCTTCTGTGTCTCCTCAGAGGAAGCGACGGGAATCGGCCTCCAGCTCCTCTTCTGTGAAGAAAGCCAAGAAGCCGTGAGGGGCCACACGGGGTGTGGGATGGTGCtgtgtaaatagagctgctgaGTTGGACTGGgctgcttccttttccttcccaccaCTTCTCATGCCCCTGGctgggagggtgggcaggagggggaTCACCATACCCACTCCATGGGTATGGGGCTGGGGCTTGCCTGCACTGAGGCCCTTAGCAGCCCTTTAACCACTGACCAGCTTTGCCCAAACACCTGTATCCAGGAACACCTGTGGTTCTGCACTCAGGTTGGTTCACACACAGCAGTGACCGTAGATACCGGCTGCTTTGAACACAGCCTTGTGCTCAGACAGTCCCCAGGGCCCTGTGCATATTCGGTGTGGGTCCCCTAGGTGCTCCAGAGACTGCCAGCTCTACTGGTGGCCTTGAGCACAGTGCAGCCTGGCATATGCTGTAACCCCTGCACATCCAGACAGTGTCAGGCACGGCACTGCCtggtccacacacacacacagggcctcGTTTCCCCGACTTTATTCAGTGGCACGTTCACAGCGGGGATGGGGGTAGACACAAGGTGGGGCCTGATCTGTCCTGGAGCCCTGGGGGCACCACACACCATGCACTACAGATGGGAGGGGGCACAGGGGGGCTTGGTGGCCCCAGCAAGAAGCCTGTACTGGGAGGAGACAGTGAGGAGGAggtcccccagcccaggcccacaATGGGAGGGCCTGATACTGGGCTGAGGTTGAGGGGAGGGGGTAGGGGGCACAAAGTGTCTGTTCCAGAGGGGCCAAGTGGCCAAGCCTTACCCAGGACACAAGCCCACAGGGCGGGCTGGGGGACACTCTGGACGTAGAGCTGTGCCACTCTCCCTTTGCCCCTCTGGTGAGGGAGAGGAGGGTTTTGGGCTGGGCCAAGCAGCTACCCTGTCCTGCCCCATCCCATCCTCGGCCAGTCAGAACGGCTTTGATGTCTGCTTGAAGATGAAGCCTCGGTATGCGAGTGTCTTCATGATGTTGGCGATGTTCTTGCAGTCAtctgaaaagaggaagagaagacatTTAGATGGGCCCCAGAGCCTTCCCCTGTGGGCCCAGAGGTAcacgggtgggggtgggaggcaggttCAGATTCAGGAGCCATAGGCTCTAAACCAGTGGGTCCTATCCCCAGGTGGCAGCAACTCCAGCTTCAGGTTAGGCCGGGTGATGCTGGGCCAGCAAGAAGCCTGGTCTCAATGCTTCTGAGTCCCATAACTCATGCTGGAAATTGGCCGGCGTGTCCCTCCCTGGCCCCAGCGGTGATGTATGGGCACCGTCGCAGTA
Protein-coding regions in this window:
- the DMAP1 gene encoding DNA methyltransferase 1-associated protein 1, encoding MATGADVRDILELGGPEGDAASGTISKKDIINPDKKKSKKSSETLTFKRPEGMHREVYALLYSDKKDAPPLLPSDTGQGYRTVKAKLGSKKVRPWKWMPFTNPARKDGAMFFHWRRAAEEGKDYPFARFNKTVQVPVYSEQEYQLYLHDDAWTKAETDHLFDLSRRFDLRFVVIHDRYDHQQFKKRSVEDLKERYYHICAKLANVRAVPGTDLKIPVFDAGHERRRKEQLERLYNRTPEQVAEEEYLLQELRKIEARKKEREKRSQDLQKLITAADTTAEQRRTERKAPKKKLPQKKEAEKPAVPETAGIKFPDFKSAGVTLRSQRMKLPSSVGQKKIKALEQMLLELGVELSPTPTEELVHMFNELRSDLVLLYELKQACANCEYELQMLRHRHEALARAGVLGGPATPASGPAPAPAEPVVPEPGLGPDPSKDAIIDVVGAPLTPNSRKRRESASSSSSVKKAKKP